One Candidatus Methanomethylicota archaeon DNA segment encodes these proteins:
- a CDS encoding threonine synthase, giving the protein MLDSTIVCSGCGSVYPADKPINVCFKCGGALLYKYDFSRIGFGRDVFAGRFDSFWKYLEFTPLKSSSDIVSLGEPFTPIVNLDGDIAYGFHNVSFKDDGRLPTGTFKARGMALAVSVLRSLGVSKVAIPSAGNAAAALSAYGSRAGLEVYTFMPKDAPISTLRECVYMGARVYLVDGLINDCASIVSRLRDKYGWFDVSTNKQPYRFEGYKLMAYEISEQFDWDPPEAIIFPTGGGEGVIGLWKGFNELIELGWIERAPRLILVQSTGCMPLVKAFMDGAPEVSEAWPNANTIAAGLRVPKPYASYLILRAIRDSGGFALAVGDDEIIESMKILARRGFFICPEAAASHAALKHIANEGLFDPSDRILLYFTGSGLKYLDLYDLDVSKLPLLPRDASSLP; this is encoded by the coding sequence ATGCTGGATTCCACTATTGTTTGTAGTGGTTGTGGCTCCGTTTATCCTGCTGATAAGCCTATTAATGTTTGTTTTAAGTGTGGTGGTGCTCTGCTTTACAAGTATGATTTCTCTAGGATTGGTTTTGGTAGGGATGTTTTTGCTGGTAGGTTTGATAGTTTCTGGAAGTATTTGGAGTTTACGCCTCTTAAGAGCTCCAGCGATATAGTTTCTCTTGGTGAACCTTTTACTCCTATCGTTAATCTTGATGGGGATATTGCCTATGGCTTCCATAACGTCTCATTTAAGGATGATGGTAGACTCCCCACTGGAACTTTTAAGGCTAGGGGTATGGCCCTTGCAGTCTCAGTTTTGAGGAGTTTGGGCGTCTCGAAAGTTGCAATTCCCAGTGCTGGTAATGCTGCTGCAGCCCTTTCAGCTTATGGTTCTAGGGCTGGTTTGGAGGTTTACACATTCATGCCTAAGGATGCTCCCATAAGCACTTTGAGGGAGTGTGTTTATATGGGTGCTAGGGTGTATCTGGTTGATGGATTGATAAATGATTGTGCATCAATAGTTTCTAGGCTTAGGGATAAGTATGGGTGGTTTGATGTTTCCACTAATAAGCAGCCTTATAGGTTTGAGGGTTATAAGCTTATGGCATATGAGATTTCTGAGCAATTTGATTGGGATCCACCTGAAGCCATAATATTCCCAACTGGTGGTGGTGAGGGTGTTATTGGGCTTTGGAAGGGGTTTAATGAACTCATCGAGCTTGGATGGATTGAGAGGGCTCCAAGGCTCATTCTAGTTCAATCCACTGGATGTATGCCTCTAGTTAAGGCTTTCATGGATGGTGCCCCTGAAGTTTCTGAGGCTTGGCCTAACGCAAATACCATTGCAGCTGGACTTAGAGTTCCAAAACCATATGCAAGCTACCTAATTTTGAGGGCTATTAGGGATAGTGGTGGCTTCGCATTGGCTGTGGGTGATGATGAGATAATTGAATCCATGAAGATTCTAGCTAGACGTGGATTCTTCATTTGCCCTGAAGCTGCAGCTTCCCATGCTGCTTTGAAGCATATTGCCAATGAAGGGCTCTTCGACCCCTCCGATAGGATTCTACTATACTTTACTGGTAGTGGTTTGAAGTATCTAGACTTATATGACTTGGACGTTTCGAAACTTCCATTACTCCCCAGGGATGCTAGCTCCCTCCCATAA
- a CDS encoding DUF2153 domain-containing protein: protein MRKWRMYRGKPAIIQNIESWVDAQKKFLEYVSKSEKELENADRLSLVIASRAACAQISRTIKGFDAWLQNPLIIGLMPPEMIKEVQEKLWAIMKELTEFDIQHTAKYGEHLKKVLEQGKIIPPIPLEEGEEEEEQRQRLTYMR, encoded by the coding sequence TTGAGGAAGTGGAGAATGTATAGGGGTAAACCCGCAATAATACAAAACATAGAATCCTGGGTTGATGCACAAAAGAAGTTCCTAGAATATGTAAGTAAAAGTGAAAAGGAACTTGAAAATGCAGATAGACTATCACTGGTAATAGCCTCAAGGGCAGCATGTGCACAGATATCAAGAACGATAAAGGGGTTTGATGCATGGCTTCAAAACCCACTAATAATAGGGCTAATGCCACCTGAAATGATAAAGGAAGTTCAAGAGAAACTTTGGGCAATAATGAAAGAGCTAACTGAATTCGACATACAACACACCGCGAAATACGGGGAACATTTAAAGAAGGTTTTGGAGCAAGGTAAAATCATACCGCCAATACCATTGGAAGAGGGGGAGGAAGAGGAGGAGCAGAGGCAGAGGCTAACATATATGAGGTAG
- a CDS encoding NADP-dependent malic enzyme produces the protein MDVKKLLERAQKPSLIAPQLHKFYEGKLQVMPKVPVRTLDDFSIWYTPGVAAACRKIQENPDLYSFEYTNRWNYVAVVSDGTRVLGLGDIGPLAAMPVMEGKALLFKYLGGVDAFPLCVNTKDPDKLIEFLQLIEPSFGGINLEDIEKPKCFYVLEKAREKLNIPVWHDDQQGTATVVLAAVINALKLVGKKLSEVKIVLVGAGAANIKTADVLELAGAKPGNIILVDSKGILNQSRKDILEKENDPWKWKWALKSNAEGLSGGIPEALKGADVCIAASRPGPGVIKKEWVREMANDAIVLACANPIPEIWPWEAKEAGARIVGTGRSDFPNQVNNSLGFPAIFRGVLDVKARTVTDEMCVAAAYALASYAERKGLHEDYILPTMEDWEVYVEEAVACALKSIEQGVARVKLSRNELWERASRIIGEARRSLEALWKAGLIRPPPSEEELLSMKPF, from the coding sequence GTGGATGTTAAGAAGCTTTTGGAGAGAGCTCAGAAACCTTCACTTATAGCGCCGCAACTACATAAGTTCTATGAGGGTAAACTTCAAGTTATGCCTAAAGTTCCAGTTAGAACCCTAGATGACTTCTCCATATGGTATACGCCTGGAGTTGCAGCTGCATGTAGGAAGATTCAGGAGAATCCAGACCTATACAGCTTCGAGTATACTAATAGGTGGAATTATGTGGCTGTGGTTAGTGATGGAACTAGGGTTTTGGGTTTAGGTGATATTGGCCCATTAGCTGCAATGCCAGTGATGGAGGGTAAAGCTTTACTATTCAAGTATCTTGGTGGGGTTGATGCATTCCCATTATGCGTTAACACTAAGGATCCAGATAAGCTAATAGAATTCCTGCAATTAATAGAGCCATCTTTCGGCGGGATAAATTTGGAGGATATTGAGAAGCCTAAATGCTTCTATGTTTTGGAGAAGGCTAGGGAGAAGCTCAACATACCAGTATGGCATGATGATCAGCAGGGGACAGCCACAGTAGTCCTAGCTGCAGTCATTAATGCTTTGAAGCTTGTGGGTAAGAAGCTTAGTGAAGTGAAGATAGTTTTAGTGGGGGCAGGTGCAGCCAACATTAAAACTGCAGATGTCCTTGAACTTGCAGGTGCTAAACCTGGAAACATAATACTTGTGGATAGTAAGGGGATATTGAATCAGAGTAGGAAGGATATATTGGAGAAGGAGAATGATCCATGGAAGTGGAAGTGGGCTTTGAAGAGTAACGCTGAAGGGCTTAGTGGAGGTATACCTGAAGCTTTGAAGGGGGCTGATGTATGTATAGCTGCAAGTAGACCTGGACCTGGAGTTATTAAGAAGGAGTGGGTTAGGGAGATGGCAAATGACGCCATAGTACTGGCTTGTGCAAACCCAATTCCAGAGATATGGCCTTGGGAGGCTAAGGAGGCTGGAGCTAGAATTGTCGGTACAGGTAGATCAGACTTCCCAAATCAAGTTAACAATTCACTTGGATTCCCAGCAATATTTAGAGGTGTCTTGGATGTTAAGGCTAGAACTGTGACTGATGAGATGTGTGTGGCAGCTGCATATGCATTGGCAAGTTATGCTGAGAGGAAGGGGCTCCATGAAGATTACATTCTACCAACCATGGAGGATTGGGAAGTTTATGTTGAGGAGGCTGTGGCATGTGCTTTGAAGTCCATTGAGCAAGGTGTGGCTAGGGTTAAGTTGAGTAGGAATGAGCTTTGGGAGAGGGCTTCAAGAATAATTGGTGAAGCTAGAAGGTCTCTTGAAGCTTTATGGAAGGCTGGCTTAATTAGACCTCCACCCAGTGAGGAAGAGCTTTTAAGTATGAAGCCATTCTAG
- a CDS encoding adenosine-specific kinase, which translates to MQLKLEVVDLIVPEGCNIILGQSHFIKTVEDLYEAMMNSTPNVKFGLAFCESSGPCLIRHDGNDEELRKVAIENALKLSAGHCFIIVMRNAYPINVLDRVKAVPEVVNIYCATANPVQVIIGETEQGRAILGVVDGAKSKGVEGDKEIEERKQFLRKIGYKR; encoded by the coding sequence ATGCAGTTGAAGTTGGAAGTTGTAGATTTAATTGTACCTGAAGGATGCAATATAATACTTGGTCAAAGCCACTTCATAAAGACAGTTGAAGACTTATATGAAGCAATGATGAATTCAACACCAAACGTAAAGTTTGGATTGGCATTCTGCGAATCCTCAGGTCCATGCCTAATTAGACATGATGGGAATGATGAGGAGCTTAGGAAAGTGGCAATAGAAAATGCATTGAAACTTTCAGCTGGACACTGCTTCATAATAGTCATGAGAAATGCATACCCAATAAACGTTCTAGATAGGGTTAAAGCTGTACCAGAAGTGGTAAACATATATTGTGCCACAGCAAACCCAGTTCAAGTGATAATTGGTGAAACTGAGCAGGGGAGGGCAATACTTGGAGTTGTGGATGGAGCCAAAAGTAAGGGTGTTGAGGGGGATAAGGAAATTGAAGAGAGGAAGCAATTCCTAAGGAAGATAGGGTATAAAAGGTAA
- a CDS encoding sulfide/dihydroorotate dehydrogenase-like FAD/NAD-binding protein gives MNQILDKRELAPGIKEMVIYNPNIASKVKAGQFIVVRVCEEGERIPLNVVDWDGGRGTLKIVFQEVGVSTHKLGKLGIGDLIMDVVGPLGNPSEISLFGTVICVGEGVRISAIYPVARELKKAGNKVISIIGAKSKELLIYMEEMRGVSDELRITTDDGSEGRRGLVSDELRDILESGLKIDRIVIVGSAMTMKMCTEVTKLYHIKTIASLNPIMICGMGMCGACRVEVAGKTRFTCIEGPEFDAHQVNFDVLMMRLNAYKTEEQMALKRFLEGGG, from the coding sequence ATGAACCAGATATTGGATAAGAGGGAACTTGCACCTGGAATAAAGGAGATGGTGATTTATAATCCAAATATAGCTTCGAAGGTTAAGGCTGGACAATTCATAGTTGTAAGGGTTTGCGAAGAGGGGGAGAGGATACCACTAAATGTGGTGGATTGGGATGGGGGGAGGGGGACATTGAAAATAGTATTCCAAGAGGTGGGGGTATCAACACATAAACTTGGAAAGCTTGGAATTGGAGATTTGATAATGGATGTTGTAGGGCCTCTTGGAAACCCCTCAGAGATAAGCCTATTCGGAACAGTGATATGTGTGGGTGAGGGTGTAAGAATATCTGCAATATATCCAGTAGCTAGAGAACTGAAGAAGGCTGGAAACAAGGTTATATCGATAATTGGTGCTAAAAGCAAAGAGCTACTGATATATATGGAGGAAATGAGGGGGGTTAGCGATGAACTAAGAATAACGACGGATGATGGTTCGGAGGGGAGGAGGGGGCTTGTATCAGATGAGTTGAGGGATATCCTTGAAAGTGGATTGAAAATTGATAGAATTGTAATTGTAGGCTCTGCAATGACTATGAAAATGTGTACAGAAGTAACTAAGCTATACCATATAAAGACTATTGCAAGTTTAAACCCAATAATGATATGTGGAATGGGGATGTGTGGAGCATGTAGAGTGGAAGTTGCTGGGAAAACTAGATTTACATGCATTGAAGGACCGGAATTCGATGCACATCAAGTGAATTTCGATGTGCTAATGATGAGGTTAAATGCATATAAAACTGAAGAGCAAATGGCATTAAAAAGGTTCCTTGAGGGGGGAGGGTGA
- a CDS encoding HD domain-containing protein, giving the protein MVEVNQNLIRKNITGGRLQMVYRMLEEDLEIQTLLKMSNIMAVGRMRYNDHGPVHSRITSGTALEILRIIGKYRKPNMISDHGMEMEDAEIVVLLGAYLHDIGNSIHRIQHPQHGCYIVDAPLNRILGKVYSRIEDRVKVKCEVLHCIYSSDDEIQCLSLEAGVVKVADGLDMAEGRARIPYDLGKRDIHALSALAIKRVEVSEGGSKPLKIRVYMENPAGIFQVQNVLMKKIATSGIGDLIELTALDMNGRVIMGGS; this is encoded by the coding sequence ATGGTTGAGGTAAATCAAAACCTAATAAGGAAGAACATCACTGGTGGAAGACTTCAAATGGTTTATAGAATGCTTGAAGAGGATTTGGAAATACAAACACTACTGAAGATGTCAAATATAATGGCTGTGGGTAGGATGAGGTATAATGATCATGGACCAGTACACTCAAGAATAACCTCGGGAACTGCACTGGAAATACTGAGGATAATTGGGAAGTATAGGAAGCCAAACATGATCTCAGATCATGGAATGGAAATGGAAGATGCGGAGATAGTGGTATTGCTTGGCGCATACCTACATGATATTGGAAACTCCATACATAGAATACAACACCCACAACATGGATGCTACATAGTCGACGCACCACTAAACAGAATACTTGGAAAAGTTTACAGTAGAATTGAAGATAGAGTTAAAGTTAAATGTGAAGTGCTACACTGCATATACTCAAGCGATGATGAAATACAATGCTTAAGCCTTGAAGCTGGCGTAGTTAAAGTTGCAGATGGACTAGACATGGCTGAGGGGAGGGCTAGAATACCATACGATTTGGGAAAGAGGGATATACATGCACTATCAGCACTGGCAATAAAGAGGGTTGAAGTAAGCGAGGGGGGATCAAAACCATTAAAGATAAGGGTTTACATGGAAAATCCAGCTGGAATATTCCAAGTTCAAAACGTTCTAATGAAGAAGATAGCTACATCTGGAATTGGAGACTTAATTGAACTAACAGCACTGGACATGAATGGAAGGGTTATTATGGGAGGGAGCTAG
- a CDS encoding HIT domain-containing protein, whose protein sequence is MRNLWAPWRMVYISAPKNVECFLCSYAKSNRDDELFILKRGKYSFIVLNAYPYNNGHLMIAPYRHIIYPNDLTVEESMEIMDFISLSIDVLKRALSPDGFNIGVNIGRAAGAGVEHLHFHVVPRWFGDTNFMPILSETKVISQHIKSTFEVLKKFL, encoded by the coding sequence TTGAGGAATCTTTGGGCTCCTTGGAGGATGGTGTATATTTCCGCACCAAAGAATGTTGAGTGCTTCCTATGTTCATATGCTAAATCCAATCGTGATGATGAATTGTTCATTTTGAAGCGTGGTAAATATTCATTTATAGTTTTGAATGCTTACCCATATAATAATGGTCATTTGATGATTGCACCATATAGGCATATCATATACCCAAATGATTTAACTGTTGAGGAGTCTATGGAGATTATGGATTTCATATCCCTATCCATTGATGTTTTGAAGAGGGCTTTATCTCCAGATGGATTTAATATTGGCGTTAATATTGGTAGGGCTGCTGGTGCTGGTGTTGAGCATTTACATTTCCATGTTGTTCCAAGATGGTTTGGTGATACGAATTTCATGCCAATCCTATCTGAAACTAAGGTTATATCGCAACATATCAAGAGTACTTTTGAGGTTTTGAAGAAGTTCCTCTAA
- the gltA gene encoding NADPH-dependent glutamate synthase yields the protein MPVKKRVEMRKLPVEERIKSFNEVMLGLTEEQAIEEAKRCLQCPNHPCMEGCPLNTEIPKFIKKIAERDFLSAYKIIKEKNPIPAITGRVCPQEVRCEAKCTLQRVGEPIAIGALERFVADWAMREGVIKEEVTKAPSNNIRVAVVGSGPSGITVAANLAKLGYEVTIFEALQKPGGLLIYGIPEFKLPKKVVECEIDHLKHLGVDIQTNVVIGRTYTIKELFQNGYRAIFLGIGLGMPRFLNIPGENLVNIYTANEILIRTNLMKAYLFPKYDTPIKVGDIVAVVGGGNVAMDAARTAIRLGAKEVYIVYRRSEEEMPAWKKELINAKEEGVKLQLLTQPIRFIGDKDGRVTGMECLKMQLGEPDASGRRRPIPIKGSEFIFKADTVIIAVGYRPNPLIQNTTPEIKVNEEGCIIVDKHCRASMNGVYAAGDIILGEATVAEAIGTGRIASTTIHQDIREGRI from the coding sequence ATGCCAGTTAAGAAGAGGGTTGAAATGAGAAAGCTTCCAGTGGAGGAGAGAATTAAAAGCTTCAATGAAGTTATGCTTGGATTAACAGAAGAGCAGGCAATTGAAGAAGCTAAGAGATGTTTACAATGCCCAAATCATCCATGTATGGAAGGTTGCCCATTAAACACGGAGATACCAAAATTCATAAAGAAGATAGCTGAAAGAGACTTCCTATCAGCATATAAGATCATAAAGGAGAAGAATCCCATACCAGCAATAACTGGGAGGGTTTGCCCGCAAGAAGTGCGATGCGAAGCAAAATGCACATTACAAAGGGTTGGAGAACCAATAGCCATAGGAGCTTTAGAAAGATTTGTGGCAGATTGGGCTATGAGGGAAGGTGTAATAAAAGAGGAGGTAACGAAAGCCCCATCAAACAATATAAGGGTGGCAGTGGTAGGGTCTGGACCTTCAGGTATAACTGTGGCTGCAAACCTAGCTAAACTTGGATATGAAGTAACAATATTTGAAGCACTGCAAAAGCCAGGTGGATTGCTGATATATGGGATACCTGAATTCAAATTGCCAAAGAAGGTTGTGGAATGCGAGATAGATCATTTAAAGCATTTGGGGGTAGACATACAGACAAATGTAGTTATTGGAAGAACTTACACGATTAAAGAATTATTCCAAAATGGTTATAGAGCAATATTCCTTGGAATAGGTTTGGGGATGCCCAGATTCCTAAACATACCCGGAGAAAATCTAGTAAACATATATACAGCCAACGAAATCCTCATAAGAACAAACTTGATGAAAGCATACCTATTCCCAAAATATGATACACCCATAAAGGTTGGAGATATAGTTGCAGTTGTAGGTGGGGGGAATGTGGCAATGGATGCCGCTAGAACTGCAATTAGACTTGGAGCTAAAGAAGTATACATAGTTTATAGGAGGAGTGAAGAAGAGATGCCTGCATGGAAGAAGGAGTTGATAAATGCAAAGGAGGAGGGGGTAAAACTGCAATTACTCACACAACCAATAAGATTCATTGGAGATAAAGATGGAAGAGTTACGGGGATGGAATGCCTAAAAATGCAGCTTGGAGAACCTGATGCCAGCGGTAGGAGGAGGCCAATACCAATAAAGGGTTCTGAATTCATATTTAAAGCGGATACAGTGATAATAGCCGTAGGATACCGCCCAAACCCACTAATACAAAACACAACACCAGAGATAAAGGTGAATGAAGAGGGATGCATAATAGTGGATAAACATTGTAGAGCAAGCATGAATGGAGTATACGCTGCTGGAGACATAATCCTCGGGGAAGCTACAGTGGCGGAGGCTATAGGTACAGGTAGAATAGCCTCCACAACAATACACCAAGATATAAGGGAAGGAAGAATATGA
- a CDS encoding thioredoxin family protein: MSEDEELNRIIEKKIREIMKRGRGEVEVEVEFDKDSLRDALSKCGILVVDFWAQWCGPCQIYSRIFKAVAEKLKGKACFGRVNVDRNPELADKYRIYAVPTTIIFINGEPVETIVGLVTEEELMSKIEKYL; encoded by the coding sequence ATGAGTGAAGATGAGGAGCTAAATAGGATAATTGAGAAGAAGATTAGGGAAATTATGAAGCGTGGAAGGGGGGAGGTGGAAGTTGAAGTGGAGTTTGACAAAGACAGTTTAAGGGATGCTCTAAGTAAATGTGGAATCTTGGTTGTGGATTTCTGGGCTCAATGGTGTGGACCATGCCAAATATACAGTAGGATATTCAAGGCTGTAGCTGAGAAGCTTAAGGGGAAAGCATGCTTTGGAAGGGTTAATGTGGATAGAAACCCAGAATTGGCAGACAAGTATAGGATATATGCCGTTCCAACAACAATAATATTCATAAACGGTGAACCTGTGGAAACAATAGTTGGATTAGTGACGGAAGAAGAGTTGATGAGTAAAATAGAGAAGTACCTATAA
- a CDS encoding arcadin 1 produces the protein MEVKFKASVAGKNVVRAPNGEKMFRIDLVEEQESPPPVFYSSQDSDLAKDVLPIMQQVLRMMPIPLSTSFQLPRLTIWLTEDEWDRLEPKPELGDILTVIISGGEIRISREN, from the coding sequence TTGGAAGTTAAGTTTAAAGCTTCTGTGGCTGGGAAGAATGTTGTTAGAGCTCCTAATGGTGAGAAGATGTTTAGGATTGATTTAGTGGAGGAGCAGGAGTCGCCTCCACCAGTATTCTATTCTTCTCAGGATTCTGATTTGGCTAAGGATGTTCTTCCAATTATGCAGCAGGTTTTGAGGATGATGCCAATTCCACTTTCAACATCCTTTCAGCTTCCACGTTTAACTATATGGCTTACTGAGGATGAATGGGATAGACTTGAGCCTAAACCTGAGTTGGGTGATATTTTAACAGTCATTATTTCTGGTGGTGAAATTAGGATTTCTAGGGAGAATTAG